A region from the Sandaracinus amylolyticus genome encodes:
- a CDS encoding HAD family hydrolase, with product MKTRAAFFDMDKTLVRVNTGRLYASWRFSRGETRLRDLLRVSWWSLQYTLGVVDADAVSRYAARALAGLEERAFADECRAWYASAVRPHVTGRARSEVERRHRDGYVVAILTGSSPYVAGPLADELGIDHVISSRLVVNDGCFTGDVEALCYGPGKVTRALEWSALHGIDLAASAFYTDSLSDLPMLERVGEPRIVNPDPRLRALAKSRGWPIEIWT from the coding sequence ATGAAGACGCGAGCCGCGTTCTTCGACATGGACAAGACGCTCGTGCGCGTGAACACGGGGCGGCTCTACGCGTCGTGGAGGTTCTCGCGCGGTGAGACGCGCCTCCGCGATCTGCTGCGCGTGAGCTGGTGGTCGCTGCAGTACACGCTCGGAGTCGTCGACGCGGACGCGGTGAGCCGATACGCGGCGCGCGCGCTCGCCGGGCTCGAGGAGCGCGCGTTCGCGGACGAATGCCGCGCGTGGTACGCGAGCGCGGTGCGGCCACACGTGACGGGGCGCGCGCGCAGCGAGGTCGAGCGGCGCCATCGCGACGGGTACGTCGTCGCGATCCTCACCGGCAGCTCGCCTTACGTGGCGGGCCCGCTCGCGGACGAGCTCGGGATCGATCACGTGATCTCGAGCCGTCTCGTCGTGAACGACGGCTGCTTCACCGGCGACGTCGAGGCGCTCTGTTATGGCCCGGGCAAGGTCACGCGCGCGCTCGAGTGGTCGGCGCTGCACGGGATCGATCTCGCCGCGAGCGCGTTCTACACCGACAGCCTCAGCGACCTGCCGATGCTCGAGCGCGTCGGCGAGCCGCGCATCGTGAACCCCGACCCACGCCTCCGCGCGCTCGCGAAGAGCCGCGGCTGGCCCATCGAGATCTGGACATGA
- the mrtC gene encoding myxosortase MrtC, with amino-acid sequence MIERVEAMRTDGDERRKRHEVLREAALVYALVCVLTFALGALRALAPLRDVAHLGIAALFLVVPLWAARREHGGARRLGIDLAGLLEAPPDERPTRSAGPFGLFDLARAVRDAAPSGLRELGAALLVALVVFPPFVVGFYLWNQPSRGFVWSPPPDLASFALTQIVLVGLPEEALFRGYVQTRLHDAFPPRTTILGARVHVGVIVAQAALFALVHLATEPYAQKLAVFFPGLLFGWMRAWRGGIGAAILFHAMSNVLAEILVRGWLG; translated from the coding sequence ATGATCGAGCGCGTGGAAGCGATGCGCACCGACGGCGACGAGCGCCGCAAGCGGCACGAGGTGCTGCGCGAGGCTGCGCTCGTGTACGCGCTCGTGTGCGTGCTGACGTTCGCGCTCGGCGCGCTGCGCGCGCTCGCTCCGCTGCGCGATGTCGCGCATCTCGGCATCGCCGCGCTCTTCCTCGTGGTGCCGCTGTGGGCGGCGCGGCGCGAGCACGGCGGCGCACGTCGGCTCGGCATCGATCTCGCGGGGCTGCTCGAAGCGCCGCCCGACGAGCGCCCCACCCGATCGGCCGGGCCGTTCGGGCTCTTCGATCTCGCGCGCGCCGTGCGGGACGCCGCGCCCTCGGGGCTGCGCGAGCTGGGCGCCGCGCTGCTCGTCGCGCTCGTGGTCTTCCCGCCGTTCGTGGTGGGCTTCTATCTCTGGAACCAGCCGAGCCGCGGGTTCGTGTGGAGCCCGCCGCCCGATCTCGCGTCGTTCGCGCTCACGCAGATCGTGCTCGTCGGTCTGCCCGAAGAGGCGCTCTTCCGCGGCTACGTGCAAACGCGCCTCCACGACGCGTTTCCTCCGCGCACGACGATCCTCGGTGCGCGCGTGCACGTCGGCGTCATCGTCGCGCAGGCGGCGCTGTTCGCGCTGGTGCACCTCGCGACGGAGCCCTACGCGCAGAAGCTCGCGGTGTTCTTCCCGGGGCTCCTCTTCGGGTGGATGCGCGCGTGGCGCGGAGGCATCGGAGCAGCGATCCTCTTCCACGCGATGAGCAACGTGCTCGCGGAGATCCTCGTGCGAGGGTGGCTCGGATGA
- a CDS encoding TlpA family protein disulfide reductase encodes MSTPSAVAAPTERVGSGSGGVGPLRFGEAAPPIAAQRLSGGDGVSLEDLRGRVIVLDFWATWCGPCRAIMPTLDDMHRRHHASGLTVLGIARESEGALRGHLAEHPVGYTVARDVGGTLSRYGVRAIPMMVVIDRHGQVRDVVVGVDDASMARLDGLVQRLLAEPAH; translated from the coding sequence ATGTCCACCCCGAGCGCGGTGGCCGCGCCGACCGAGCGCGTCGGGTCGGGCAGCGGCGGCGTCGGCCCGCTCCGCTTCGGCGAGGCGGCTCCGCCGATCGCGGCGCAGCGCCTGAGCGGCGGTGACGGAGTGTCGCTGGAGGATCTGCGCGGGCGCGTGATCGTCCTCGACTTCTGGGCGACCTGGTGCGGGCCGTGTCGCGCGATCATGCCGACGCTCGACGACATGCACCGTCGTCATCACGCGTCGGGCCTGACGGTGCTGGGGATCGCGCGCGAGTCCGAAGGCGCGCTGCGCGGGCATCTCGCGGAGCACCCGGTGGGCTACACCGTGGCGCGCGACGTGGGCGGCACGCTCTCGCGGTACGGCGTGCGCGCGATCCCGATGATGGTCGTGATCGATCGACACGGGCAGGTGCGCGACGTCGTCGTCGGCGTCGACGACGCGTCGATGGCGCGTCTCGACGGTCTCGTGCAGCGCCTCCTGGCCGAGCCCGCCCACTGA